AAACCTAGGGTGAAGCTGAGTTAGAGAACTTCCAATTTAAAGTGCTGTCTTCCATAAACAAAAGAGGTTATTTGTAACCTACATAATAGAAAAAAGGTCTGCTTTCCTAACACACAAAGAATTCCTATAAGTTGATAGGACAAACACAACCTAAtagaaaaaagagcaaaatataTGATtagacattgtcttagttatctggtgctgctttaacagaaataccttaagtggatggctttaacaaaaataaatttattctctcatagtctagtaggctacatgtccgaattcagggcatcagctccagggaaagggtttctctctctctgggctctggaggaaggtccttgtcatcagtctttccctggactaggagcttctctgcacaggaaccctgggtccaaaggatgtgctctgctcctggcactactttcttagtggtatgaggtccctatgtctcactgctcccttctctcttttatatctcagaagggattggcttaagacactaatcttgtagatctcatcctaatctatctcattaacatcatagtgataggatgtacaatacatagggaaatcacatcaaatgacaaaatggtggacaatcacacaatactgggaatcatggcatagccaaattaacacatttttgggggacacaattcaatctatgacagacgTATTtcacagaagaaacaaaaatagcCAGTAAACATTTGAAACAATCTTCACTCTTATTatacaaatgcaaattaaaacagtaAGTTACTGTTTTTTCACCTATTGgattgtaaaaatttttttttaattcataatatCCAGTGTTGGCATGTTGGAGAAAAGAACAGTTTCCTATATTGTTGGTACTTTTTTGGAAGACGCTTTGTTAACATCTACCAAAATACAAAATGTACGTATCTTTCGATCCAACAGTTAACGTATCTAGGAATGTCCTAAAGAATTATTCAATTACACAATGATATATATTGTAGTATAATTTGTAATAGGTAAAAATTGTAGACAACGTGACGAGTAGACAACATTGTGATAGCATTTTGCTGTTgaattgtaggagttctttatatattctgaatattaaacctTTATCGGATCTATAGTTCccaaatgttttctcccattctgtcagttgtcttttcactttcttgataaggTGCTTTAATGCACAAAAACTTTTCATTTTGCTGAAATCCAGtttatctcttttttcttttgttgttcatgcTTTTGGTGCCATATCTAAGAATCTACTATCCAAAACAAGGTCTTGACAttttactcctatgttttcttctaatagtTTCTTGGTTTTACTTCTCATATTTAGgttgttaattttcatatatggtgtgtgGTAttggtccaacttcattcttttatatGTGTGTACCATCCATTACTTTTATTTTGCTAATGTAGTGGATTGAAATTATTACTAAATAGGAGGAATTCAGATCACTTAGATTTGGAAGTTTAGTTGCTGCAAGTTAAGGGAATTCCAAATCTAATGGCTTGTATTTTTTCTGCTATTGCAACACTGCTCATGTTCAaagatattttcatttatttattatggGTTTAGGTATAGCTATTTCaaagagaaggagccctgttggcacagtggttaagtgcttggctgctaaccataaagggcagcagttcaaactcaccatctGCTCTgccggagaaaagacctgccaacCTGCTCctggaagattacagcctaggaaaccctacagctctattctaccctatagggtagatatgaatcggaatcaactcgacagcacacaacaacaaacagacATTTCACAGAGCTGTGTTGCCAGTAATTAAGATATTTATGTATACATCTATTTTTTCAGGACATTTAACAAAATTCTACAAGAACAAAAATTTTACCTCCCCCTTTCAGCACTCAATCTCACAAGCAGAAATTCATGAAGCCGTAAGACAAAAATCAGACACAAGATTTTCTGTCATAGAAAATGATGAATTAAGCAGAAATTTTATTTCCAAGCCCTTCACAGATTATCACAAAGTACCTTTTTAAAAGTATCCCAAATCAAATCAAAGGCAcatcatcaaaacaaaacacttgtgacattaaaaatacttttaggttgtaatatttttcatatttttaaccatttgcaacattCTGCAGGtcacattttaaacatttttttaaagacatgaaataatattttttttaagtttaaggaCAACCAAAAAGTCCATGAACTTGAAAAAACAGCAGCCAAATCTGCTTCATACACAAGAGCAACCTAATACCCAACACAGCATAAATGTTTCCACACATGTTTGCTAAGAAACAGCCCCCAATTTCAGTGTTAAAAATAAACCAGTCTTCTCATTTAGAAAAATCAAGGCATCAATTAATTAGTAAAGCCAAATTTTATACTTGTTTATTTAGAAATTGTAAATTCATGAGAAAAGAAATTTTGTTATGGTATAAAAATCTTAGGAACAAATTATATTTAATAagcaaaaatgttttcttcttaaaatGTAAATACGTGGTAAATAAAACATACATGGTATTCCAGGTATAGAAACAACAGTAATTCACTTATGAAAAAGGTGTCTTTTGGTATGTTTGGTGGTAAGATTTTTGTTTACCTTAAGTGTAaagcacttcaccaaaagaacCAGGCCATTATTATTTAAAGGTCTGCTCCTTCACCCAGTTTCCTTTTTTGAGCAGAAACACATCAATTTCTGTGGAATTTTGGCTATAGGACTAGGCCACAAGAAAGGTCACAAATATCTAAAAGTTGTTTGGCTAGAGAAAAATGTTTTCTTGGAACTTGGAGACAGTCATTCATCACTTTGTACTTGAAGGCATTCCTCAGCGAACTTCTTCCCTACTGGAAAAAGAGTTTGGTAGGTTTTTAGTTCAGTAAGATTTATTCATATAATTAACTAGTCATCATTTCATAGGGCATTTCAGTGTTCTCAAAATAGAAAGTGACAGGTTAACAAAAAAATCCAACCCACACCATTGAATAAATAGCACCAACGAAAGTgctttgtaaaaagaaaaatgctATGTTAACGTAAGACTGATGTTTTAACACCACAAATGTGGACATTTTCCATTAGAAGGTATGACAGTGAGATTACTTCCTCCTTCTAGATGTGAACAAGTTCCTTTTGCAACTATGTGACAAAGAACCTAAGGCAAAGCTTACTGTATGAACATCCCTTAGAACACATACCATATTTCAAAAAGACTCCAATAACCTATGCTCttgcaccattaaaaaaaaaaaaaagtatttgaataCCTGAAATTTCTAATAAGCCATCAGCGAAGTGTTCCCATTTCAATAATCAACTTTTAAAGGCCTTTTAACCCTACTCTCACTTTTCCTCCATTAAAACACAGAGATATATTCTGAAAGCCTTTAAGAAAGAAATCAGAGCTGGTAGTAGGAACCAGTCTTCCCCTCTGGGGTGTCCTTAGTCCCAAGAGGAAGAATTCACTCGATAGCACCAAATAGCAAATCGCGATCCTGGGATGGTGAGGGGTAGGATTAAGGTCAAGAAATTACTACCAGGCAGCACAAAGAGCTCAAGTACACCGAGAATATTAATATCTCATGAattaataccaaaaagaattgtgaCTCTCCTAATTAGAAGTATCCTACAGGCATGGTAACAACAGATGACAGCTACCCTTCAGGGAAGGTTGTATATTTTGCTGTTCTTTGTTTTAGTTCCCCCAAGAATGGTAAATACTCTAAACTCAGTTGCCCCAATCCTTTGGGAAGCCCAGTGATAATGCCATGGCCCCCAAATGGCATGGTATATCATCACTTACTAGTCTTCAGAATAAAGCACAGGATCTGGGCTCCCGGAAGGGGTTGCTTCCTGCTGGAACACCAATCAGCAGGGCATCCTTGCAGGCATTCTGCATGCAGTACTGTTGAAGCTCTGCAGCCGCCTGAGAGACCTGAAACAAAGGGACGACAGCTTGACACTGCTCAGTCGGATCCCTCTGACAGTCATGTGATCTGAAAATGATCATACGACCTGATAAAGGTCACAATTCTTGGCAACCTTCAAAAGACCCTTTTTGCTGAAAGTTCTAATAACTGAACTCCAAAAATGAAAGGTTGAAATTTTTATGAACTTTAATTTAGACATTCTTTATTTAACACTGGTAAGAAAAAAAAGCATCTTTGATCCGTTTAGAATCCTAGTTTTGAGATTGAATTGGTGAAGAAATAGCTCATTCCAGGTGTTCCTTTACAAATTTGCAAGTATATAAAGCATGCATATCCAGATTTGCCACGTGAGCAAGCTGTTTTAATGCTTACAaggcattaacaacctgtgttaggcagacgatacaaccttgcttgcttaaaatgaagaggagttgaagcactgatgaagatcgagaactacagccttcagtatggattacacctccccataaagaaaacaaaaatcctcacaactggaccaataggcgaCATCAAGACAAacggaaaagactgaagttgtcaaagatttctaaaatggatccacaatcaacacccatggaagcagcagtaaagaaatcaaatgacatattgtattgagaaaatctgctgcaaaagacctctttaatgtgttaaaaagcaaaggtgtcactttaaggactaaggtgcacctgacccaagctacggtgttttcaaatgccttatatgcatgcaacagctggacaatgaataagaagaccaaagaagaactgaatgCATGCAACAGCtacacaatgaataagaagactgaagaactgatgcctttgtattacggtgttggcaaagaatactgaaagtaccatggactgccaaaagaacaaacaaatctgtcttggaagaagtaccaccagaatactacttagaggcaaggatggcgagacttcacatcacatgctttggacatgttatcaggaggggccagtccgtggagaaggacatcatgcttggtaaagcagagggtcagcaaaagttAGGAAGACccacagtgagatggattgacacggtggctgcaacaaggagctcaagcatgattgtgaggatggtgcaggaccgggcagtgtttcattctgttgtacatagggtcactgtgagttggaaccaactcgatggcaccaaacaacaacaaagtctgtCACAGAGAAGACATCTCTGGGTGTGCTGAGCGCTTCCAACACTGAGCCATGCAATGAGGCAGACCAGCCCCTCGAATGCTGTGGATCCTGTAAGGTGCTGCCTGAAAGAAGCCTTGCCAAGCATCCCAAACCATACGACCATGAGTATACCCTCCAAATGAGCTTATTATCTGTGACTTTGAACAATTAAATTATTTGGGTTTCAGTTTTATCACCTATAGGgcgtatttttaaaaagtagataagAATATATTCCCTAGCTACCTCACAAGGTAGGCAGGCATCAGGCTCATAGTTTTCTTTTCCATCTCAGGTCCCAGCATTCATCTTGAACATTTTCAACAACCCTAGTTTCAGTTTCCTGACCTTTTCTCCCCCAAACATTCTCCTCAATGCCAACAGCCACAGCGAATGTCTGTAACTGCTGCAGTTCTGAAATTTTACACTCCAGTATGCTACTTCCTGATCACAATGTCTCCTACCAGTCCAGAGTGCTGAGTCCTTTATTCTCTCACTACACGGGCTCTTTGATCTCATGGCATCTCTATGCCCTGGCTCCTCCCTTTTTGTTTTGCCCATCACCTCCTCCTGGCTATAATTCCTTCTCTATCCAGCCTAGGTTCAGCCTCTTTCTGGCCAGATGTTTGCCCCTCACCCCCATCTCCACCTTACTGGCATTCCTCCCCTGCTAACCCAACTACCTGGATTAACTAACATTCACCTTTACCACTCAGATTTCTGGGTGCCCAAATGCTgctggaggagaaaaaaaaaatcccaagtaGAGCTATCGGTCTCTGATCCAACAGTAGCTGGGTCTTCAGAATCATAATGGATCTGTGTACGTGCCTAGATGATTCCTGCTCTCATTCCCAACAGCACTATCCCCAAATTTCCACTCTTAAAACTCCATTAGCTCTCTTCCCCTCCCCTAGAGGAAAACTTGGCCCCCTCTTTCACAAAGAAAATAATCATCATACAAGTCCCTGAGCCCATACCTAGTAACACCTATCtttacacacacctttcctcttGTTTAGGAAGACATCCCTCCAATCCCATGCTTCCACCAACCCCTGTGTCCTTTACCTTCATGTCTCCTTCCCCATTTGTTTCTTCCCTGACCTAAAAATAGggtttcttccttcctctcaaCCTAGAAACATGGCCTTTCATTTCTTAAATTTAGAAGTTTCCCCCCCTTTTGAACCAgatttattacaaaaaaaaaaagtctatctgATTACAATCTAGGTTCTACTTCTACTACTACATTGCCACTGAAACCTCTCTGCATTCCTTAACTCTCTATTCCCTTACCTTGTTTTATAGCTTTCATATCATTTATCTGAAATTATTTCACTTATTGGTTAATTTGCTTATTGTTTACCTTTTCCACTAGAATCATCCTATTCCCAGTACCTAGAATAGTGTCGGGTACATAGAAAAGGCACTACTGAGGTACGTAGACTATAACAACAGTGATTCatccatacatatatacatacactctACAAATAATGCTATACTGGTTGCTAAACACAATTATACAACAGATACCTTTTGGCCAACGGACTAGACACTGGACATGGTAAGTCCTCAATTGTTTTAAATCCCTGCTTTCTTGCTTCACTAACCCTGCTTTCTCTGGGCTCCTTTTCCCCGTTTTGGCTGGTCCCTGTGCTCCATGTTCTGGCATCTTCACATAATACACCTCCCTCCCCTCAATACATTTTAATTACCCTTTCAGCCTTGTTCTCTAATCTGAATTTCAGGCCATACAGCCAAAACCCCCCTGGACATCTCTCGAAGTTCATATATCCAAAGCTGAATTCATCATTCCTCCAAAACTGCTCTCCCTCCTCTCCACCTCAGCGAATGGCACCGCCATTCATCCCGTCACCACTCCAGAAACCAAGCATCGTTTCTCCCCCCTCTCCTCCTCATCCTATCAATCCGTCACCAACTCCTGCCCCATTAATCGCTTCCCCATCTCCGGACTCCAGCCTCCAGCACCAGCCGAGCCCAGGCCACCAGCATGTCACTTGCATCACTGGTCTGCTCTCGTTCGTCCTGCTCCCCTCCGTACACTGTCCACGCCACAATCACGGTAAGGGAACGTCCCCGGGTACTCTCTGTCGGGGACATCCTCGCGGGACGGGTCCGTCTCCCGGGGGATCACCAGCCCTGACCTCCCCCGGAGCCTCCCGATCCCGGGTCGGCCCCGCACGGGCGCCCATCGTGCCGCGCACCACGTCCGACCCGGGAGCCTCCAGCCGGCGCAGGCCCAGCTGCGAGCCAGGCCGCTCGAAGGCCCGGCCCTCCCAGCCACTTCCGCTCAGGGCCCGCGGCCTCCTCCTCTCACGCGCCTCGGACGGCGGTTTCCGCGCAGCCGAGGAGAAGGCGCTTCCCGGCCGGCGCTCACCTTGATCCTTTCCACGCCGGCCTCCAGCTTGAGCTGCTCCACCAGGCGCTGCAGGGCGCTCACGCTGGGCCCGGAAGacatggcggcggcggcggcggcggcggcgctcgGCTCCGAGGGTGGGTGTGCGGGGCTGGGCCTGACCGCGAGGCCGGGACCCGGGCGCCGCCCCCGGGCGGGGATGCCCTGCGCTCGCCCCGCCGCCCCGAGCGCCCGCACCAGTCGGCGAAAGCTGATGGTAAGAGACAGTTTGGGCTCTGAACTAGCTGGCAGTTATACCAACTCCTTCTGTGTTCTGAACGTACATAATACCTGTGTCTGTATCCGTAATGGGAGGCGGGGACGGACGGCTGCGTGGTGGGGCCCACAAAAGGGCGCCCATCCACATCTAAACTGGGACTAGGATGAGTAGGACTGGGTGTGGGGTGTAGGGATGGAGTAGGCAGGcagcaaaatcagagaactataaTTCTGTGTGGCTGGAGCCAAGGTGTGAGATGAGTGAAGGCTGCTATGCCATGCGAAGAAGGAGGAAGTGAAGGAGAGTTGGCAGAAATTCCATGCAACAGTAACAGGCTAACTTATTAGCTTGTAAGGAGGGTAACATCCCAGGCCTTGACATCTCTGCAGAACttacagaagaaaattaaatttcaCACACGCCCCATCCAACCATTTAACCATTGTTTCTCTTCCGCTGCATTTTAAAAATGTGCGTAATAAGTTCCTGTTACAAAACTCAGATCATACTATATGTAAGATTCATGTTGATCTTTTTCTCACTTTACATATCATTAACATTTTCTTATATTATTCTTGTACACCATTTTATTTGTTAGAACCCACTGAAGTTGAATAATGCAAGTAGGTGATGTATTGGCTTGTATGACCGAAAAGTCCAGAGACTTTAAACTGGTAGATCTAGTTGCCTAAATAATAGCTTCAGGGCTCTCATTCGCCATCTCTTGGCTCTGCTTCTGAGTGTTGACTTCATTTTCTTCAATGgttgatgactgtctccagtgcTGTGAAGCAGGGCTGTTGTTGGCTGCCCTTAAGTCagctgactcatggtaaccccatgtgttacagagcagaactgctccatagatttttttttaaattaatttttattgtgctttaagtgaaagtttacaaatcaagtcagtctctcatacaaaaatttatatacaccttgctatatactcctaattgctgtccccccaatgagacagcacactccttccctccactttccaTTTTCTAGTCCATTCGGTCAGCTTCCAgccccctttaccctctcatctcccctctagacaggagatgccaacatagtcttatgggTCTACTTGATCCTTgaagcttattcttcaccagtatcattttctatctcatagtccagtccagtccctgtctgaagagttggctatgggaatgggtcctgtcttgggctaacaggtctgggcaccatgacctccagggtccttctattctcagtcagacccttaagtctggtctttttacgggaatttggggtctgcatcccactgccctgcTGCTCT
This DNA window, taken from Loxodonta africana isolate mLoxAfr1 chromosome 9, mLoxAfr1.hap2, whole genome shotgun sequence, encodes the following:
- the GNG10 gene encoding guanine nucleotide-binding protein G(I)/G(S)/G(O) subunit gamma-10 — translated: MSSGPSVSALQRLVEQLKLEAGVERIKVSQAAAELQQYCMQNACKDALLIGVPAGSNPFREPRSCALF